In the Bacillus sp. FJAT-42376 genome, GGGAACAATGTCCGGGAAGAGCGCCCCAACCGCTCAATATCCGGGAACACGAAATCACCTTCTCCCAAAAAATCACCTCACCCCCAACCATCCCCCAAAAAGTGGTAGACTAAAATGGAAAGCTTACGTACATAAAGGGGAGAGACCAACATGCAAGCTGCTGAAAGAAGGCCGTCGGTTAATCCGACGGTGTATCCGATCCTTTTTGCGATTGGGTTTGTTCATTTGCTGAATGATTCGATGCAGTCGGTGGTTCCGGCTGTGTTTCCGATTTTGGAGAGGAGTATGAATTTATCGTATGGCCAGCTGGGGTGGATTGGGTTTGCGCTTAGTATGACATCATCCATTATGCAGCCCGTTGTGGGATGGCTGACGGATAAAAAGAGTGCGCCGTATGTGCTTCCGTTTGGTATGGGGCTGTCGATGATCGGGATGCTTGGGCTGGCTTTTGCACCGGGATTCGGATTTGTGCTTCTTTCCGTGATATTCATCGGGCTTGGCTCGGCGGCGTTCCATCCGGAAGGGTCACGGGTTGCGTATATGGCAGCGGGAGGCAGGCGCGGGCTTGCCCAGTCCATTTACCAGGTAGGCGGGAATTTTGGACAGTCGCTTGCCCCGCTTATGACGATCCTGATTTTTATTCCGCTGGGGCAGTTCGGTTCGATTTGGTTTACGCTTGTCGCGGCCTTAGCGGTTTTGGTGCTTCTGTTTGTCTCCAAATGGTACTCAAATCAGCTGATCCGGTTTCCGAAAACGACAAAGGCTGCGGTG is a window encoding:
- a CDS encoding MFS transporter → MQAAERRPSVNPTVYPILFAIGFVHLLNDSMQSVVPAVFPILERSMNLSYGQLGWIGFALSMTSSIMQPVVGWLTDKKSAPYVLPFGMGLSMIGMLGLAFAPGFGFVLLSVIFIGLGSAAFHPEGSRVAYMAAGGRRGLAQSIYQVGGNFGQSLAPLMTILIFIPLGQFGSIWFTLVAALAVLVLLFVSKWYSNQLIRFPKTTKAAVKTATRKRTKQVGFAITLLVFLVFARSWYSAGISNYFQFYLIEDYGISIKEAQYFIFLFLASGVIGTFLGGPLADRFGKRNVILFSMVGSAPFALILPHVSLIWVYPLFFIIGVIILSSFSVTVVYAQELIPGKIGTVSGLIVGLAFGMGAIGSAFLGMLADVWGLYATMILCSVLPVIGILTVFLPSDQKLREWEEESQTQ